The Amycolatopsis japonica nucleotide sequence ATTCAGCGAACCCGGATCACCGATCACCATCCGAGTCGCCACCGCCCTTGACGGCGTGGAGATAGCCGTCACCGACAAGGGAACCGGAATCCCCGCCGACAAACGCGACCGGCTCTTCGGCAAGTTCGAGCGGCTGGGAAGCACCGTCAGCGGGGTCGGCATCGGCCTGCACATCTCCCGCGAGATAGCGAGAGCACACGGCGGCGACATCATCCTCGCCGATTCAGGGCCGGAAGGAAGCACCTTCGTCCTGAAGCTGCCGGACCTGCTCGCCATCGAATGAGCGAACGAGCCGGCGGCATCGAGAGCCCTCGCCGGCAACACCGCAGCTCCACGTGAGTGCTCAACGAGGACGGAACGCTATTTTCTTTCGGCGCGGAGATCGTCCATTCGCAGCACACCGTTGACCACCGTCGCGTCGATCTCGCTGTCTCACGACAGTGGCAACATGATCAGTCTCAGTTGCCGTGTCACTTCCTCAGGCAGCCCTCTTGCGCGGTGGCTCACCGTGGAATTGGTCTTGTCAGTCCACACAAGCCCGCCGAAACTAACCATCAACGCCGAACATGTCGTGGAAGCAGACCTCGACGTTCCGGCCGGGGTTGTGTCAATCGTCGGCTGCACTCAGCCGCCGCGGGCCCGTCTCCCTGGGCAGGCTGATCCTGCTTCACAGAGACGCGCATTGGAATCTGCCACGTTCCTGTGAGCCACGTCCTCGTCGACGGCACTGCCGGAGTGCTTCTCGGCGGCTGGTCCGTCCGCGTGCCGCCGAGAAGCACCTGCCGTTACGCCGCTGCCTCACGTGCGACGAGTTCCAACACCACCACTGGAATGACTCGGCGGCTGTATGCCTCGTAGTTCCGGTACACCGGGGCAAGTTCGACCATCAGCCGCCACAGTCGCTCACGCTCCGTGCCCTCCGCGGTGCGGGCCCGGGCGGCGAAACGATCGCTGCGGATCTGGACGCCGACCTCGGGGGTCGCAACCAGGTTCAGGTACCACTGCGGATGGGTGTGCGTGATCGCTGAGCCCGACGCCACCAGCACGTACCGGCCATCGTCCTCACCGTAGAACAGACCTGTGCGGTACAGCTTTCCCGATCTGCGGCCGCGGTGGGCGAGCACGAGGTTGGTCACTCCGCCCTCGCGGTAGCCGCTCTCACCGTTCGTCGCGAGATACCTGCGCACGTGTTCGGCGACGGACGGGTCCGGGCTGTCGAGCGCCTCGACCATCTCAGTGTCCGAGCCCTTGTGCGAGGCCGCCGTCAACGGCTAGTTCGACGTTCGTGGTGAACGTCGCTGTTTCGGCCAGGAAGAGCGCCGCCGCGGCGACCTCCTCGACGGTGCCCATGCGGCGCAGCGGGGTCGACTCGTCGCCCTGCCGTTCGAACTCCCTGCGCTGCTCCTCGGTCAGGTCGGTCACACCCATCGACGGGGTCTTGATGTACCCAGGCGCCACGCTGTTCACTCGGATCTTCCTGGGCAGCAGCTCCACCGCGAGCACGTGTGCGAACGCGCGCATTGCCTCCTTCGACGCCGAGTATGCGGCGAGCCCCGGGAATACGACGTCGTTGGCGACGGTGGTGAACACCACCGCGCCGCCGTCGTCGAGCAGTGGGGCGAGCCGCTGCACAGTGAAGAACGCACCCTTGGTGTTGACCGCGAAGTGCCTGTCCCACGCCTCCTCCGTCACCTCGGCCAGTTCGGCGAACTGCGCGATGCCGTGGTTGACGAAGAGGTAGTCGACGCTGCCGAGCCGCTCGGTGACGAGCTCGCCGAGCGCGGCGATGTCGGCCATGCTGGCCGCGTCGGAGCGCACCACGTGCGCCGCCTCGCCCTTGAGCGTCGTGCGTGCCTCCTCGAGGTTCCGCTCGTTGCGGCCCGTCAGCACCACCTCGGCACCGCGCGCGAGCAGTTCCCGCACGATCGCCAGTCCCATGCCGTGGGTGCCACCGGTGACTACAGCCTTCTTCATCGTTCACTCCGTTTCGTCGCTGACGAGGTGACTGTGCTCTGGCGGGCTGTCGGTCTGCCGTCGGTTCGCTGGCGGCTACCGTGGTCGCATGCGTTTCGGGGTGTTGGGACCGCTCGCGGTGTGGACGTCGGGTGGTGATCCCGTCACCGTTCTCGAGGCGAGGGTTCGCATGTTGCTGGCGCGCCTGCTGGTCGCCCCTGGGCGGGTCGTGTCCACCGACCGGCTGATCGACGACTTGTGGGGCGAGGTACTCCCGGCCAACCCCACGAACACTCTGCAGACCGTCGTGTCGCGCCTACGTCGCGCCGTCGGCACCGGTCTCGTCGTGCACCGCCGGCCGGGTTACCTGCTGGACGTGTCGCTCGACGCCGTGGACAGCGGCCGGTTCACCGAGCTCGCCGGCCACGCGCGGCGCGCGACCGACCCGGGCAGGCAGGCGGCGCTGCTCGCCGAGGCACTCGGGCTGTGGCGAGGCGAGGCGTTCGCCGGGTTCGCTGACGAGCCCTTCGCCGCCACGGCGTCCGCCACCCTCGACGAGCAGCGCCTCGTGGTCTGGGAGGACTACGCTGAGGCGCGGCTGCGGCTCGGGGACCATGCGGCGCTCGCCGGTGAGCTGCGCGAGCTCGTCGAACAGCACCCTCTGCGCGAACGCCTCCGCGCAGCACGCCTGCGCGCACTGCACCACGCGGGTCGGACCACCGAGGCGCTCGACGACTACCGCCGGCTGCGCGTGCTGCTCCGCGACGAGCTCGGACTTGAACCGGGCGCCGAACTCACGGCGCTGCACCAGCAACTGTTGCGTGGCGATGCGCCCGCGCCACCGACCCCGCGGCCACCCATCCCGCTGCCCACGCCGGCGACCGAACTCATCGGCCGGGACGGCGCCGTCGCCAACGTGCGCACCCTGCTCGGCACTCACCGCCTGGTGACGCTGACGGGGCCGGGTGGAGTGGGCAAGACCAGGCTCGCACTCGATGTGGCGCGCGGCGTCGACGAGATGCGCCTCGTCGAGCTCGCCGGCCTGCCCCGAGAGACCACAGTGGACGGGCTGGCGGACGTCGCCGCCGCCGCGCTGGATATCCGCGACGGCGGCGGGCCGAGTGCCCCCGTCGAGCGGCTCGCCGACGCGCTACGCGACAGGCGGTTGCTGCTCGTCATGGACAACTGCGAGCATGTCGTCGAGCCAGTAGCCGCACTCGTGCCCCACCTGCTGCGGGCACCGGGCGTGCGCGTGCTCACGACAAGCCGGGAGCCGCTCGGCGTCTCCGGCGAGCACCTGTGGGAAGTGCCGACGCTCGATGTCCCGGCACCGGGCACACCGCCGGCGGACGTGCTGCGCTCAGGGGCGGTGCGGCTCTTCGCCGCGCGAGCAGCGGCGGCCTCCCCCGGATTCGGGCTGTCGGCCGACAACGCCGAGACCGTCGCCACGATCTGCCGCCGTGTCGACGGAATACCACTCGCCATCGAGCTGGCGGCGGCTCGCGTCCGCGTCCTCGGCACGGCCGAACTGGCCGACCGCCTCAGCGACCGGTTCGCGGTGCTCACCGGCGGACCTCGGGACGCGCCACTGCGCCAGCGCACGCTGCGCGCCGTGCTCGACTGGAGCTGGGAACTGCTGACCGCGGCTGAACGTACGGTGCTGCGCAGGCTCTCGATCGTCGCCGACGGCTGCACGCTCGACGCCGCCGAAACCGTGTGCTCCGCCAACGGCGTACAAGGCTCGCAGGTGCTCGACCTGCTGGCGCGCCTGGTCGACCGCTCGCTGGTGGTCGTCGCACACACCACCGACGGCCCTCGTTATCGGTTGCTGGAATCGGTGTCCGCCTACTGCGAGCAGCAGCTCGACCCGGGCGAGCGGGACCAGCTACGGCACATACACGCCATGTACTACACCTCACTTGCCGAGGAAGCTGCCTCACACCTGTGTGGCCCGGACCAACAGCGCTGGCTGCGCCGCCTCGACACCGAGACCGGCAACCTGCGCCACGCTCTCGGCGATGACCGCCTCGCGCCACGCCTGACGCGTGCGCTGACCTGGTACTGGTTCCTGCGCGGACGACTCACCGAGGCGCGGCGAGCGACGGCAGCCGCGAGCGAGGCGGTGACCGCAGCCTGGCACGCCGGGTTCCGACTACTCACCGGCGAGCCCACGGACAGCCACGCCGCACCGCACCTACGCGACGCCGTCACTGACCCCCGCGAGCACGCGATGGCGGGCTGGTTCCTCGGCTACGCCGCGACCAGGTTCGGCGAGATGCCGGTCGGCGAGACGCTCATCGGTACGGCGCTCGCCGAGTTCACCGACCTCGACGACCGCTGGGGCGTCGCGGCCGCCCTCAGCGTGCGCGCCGTACAACGCCACGTCCGAGGCGACCTGAATGAGTCCACTATGGACGCTCGACGGAGCCGCGCGCTGTTCGACGAGACCGGGGACCGATGGGGGCAGGTCCAGGCCGGGGCGGTGCTCGGCAGACTCTCCGAGATCGCGGGCGACTACCCTGCTGCGACGGCCTGGCACCGCGAAGGAGCCGAGCTGGCCGAGGAACTCGGGCTGTGGCCAGAAGTGTCCACGCGCTGGTCCGAGCTCGGCCGCATCGCACTGCTCGAGGGCGACCACATCCGCGCCGACGAGCTGCACGAACGAGGACGGGCGCTGGCCGCCGAGCACGGCGACACAGCCGGCCAGGAATTCGCCGAAGTCGGGCTCGCACTGTCCGCACGCCGCCGCGGCCGGTTCACCGAGGCCGAAACCCTGCTACGGCCATGGCTGGCATGGAACCGCCAGTTCGAGGCGGACAACGGTGCGGCCCTAATCCTCGCTGAGCTGGGCTTCGCCGCCGAACAACGCGGCGACGCCGAAGCCGCGCTCGACCTACACGCACAGGGCCTCGCCGCAGCCCAGCGCACCGGGGACCCGCGAGCGGTCGCTCTCGCCATGGAGGGACTCGCCGGCGCCCACCTGCTCACGGGCCAACCCCAGCGCGCGAATGACCTGCTCCATGCGGCGACACGACTGAGGGAATCCACCGGCGCACCGCTACCACCCGGCGAACGCGGAGACGTCGACCGCATCCAGGCGACGCTGCACATACTCAAGGACACAGCGCAGCAGAGCGCCGACCACGAGCTGCAGGAGTACCGGTAGCGGAAGGCACCAGCAGACATTGCCGGCTCAGACCAAGCGCACGCCCGGCACGGACTTGCTTCTCGCAAGACTCCGCCCTTATCTCGCGCGGGCCCCCAGCCGCACAATGGATGTCCTGGCCTGCAACCTCGGAGGCTGCGGTCACATCACGCGGACAAAACCCCTGCCCGGTATCGAATGCTGGCCGGCCGAGCAGCGCAACATCTCCCGCTACGTATTCTGCCACCCGGCCGCTCGCGACCTGTTCGCCGAACGGGACCAGGTGCTAGGCGGGTGCGTAGCCCGCCTACGCGCCCTCGCCGGCATCGAGCCCGACGCCGCGGACCTGACCCAGCTCGTCAACGAGCTACTCACCACGAGCCCAGAGCTCACCCGCCTGTGGGAACTCTACGAAGTACGGCCTCCCGCCCCGACAGCCAAGAAGATCAACCACCCCGAGGCCGGGACACTCGCCCTCAGCTTCCAGTCCATGCAGATCGAAGACACACCCAGGCATCGGCTGGTGACCTACTACGCCGACCCCGGAACACGGGACCACACCGCGATGGTCCATCTCGACCGAGTCAATGACGAACAATCCGGAGAACCTGTCCAACCACAACTCAGCTGACCTCACCCCAGGCGGACTTCGATACGCCACTCCGGCACCCGTTCGAGAGGTTCTGCAATTACCCCGGATAGCCGTCAAGATTCTCGCCGCAGGCGGTTAGATACCAGCGCAATCAACGATCAACCACACGCATGAATCGCCGGCCCACGGGAACCCGACACTCAGGCTGCCGGTCTGCCGCGGACGACCGTCAGCCCAGGCCTCGCCGGTTGACCTACCAGCCGGCGAGGCCGATCCGTTCGACGCCCCTCCCGCTCGGCCCGCAACGAGATCATGCGACGAAAGGATGGCGGCTTGGTCGCTTGTGGTAGCCCTGGCGGCCCGCCGGACAGCAGTAGCAGCGGAGGGCCATCCCGGGACCCCAACCCGGAATCCGGATGCCGCTTCGTAACAGGGGATCAGAGTGCGAAGGTCACGGCATCGCGGGCGGGCCAGATCTGGGGCCGACCGTGTTCGTGGTCGTCATGAGGACCAGGCGATAAGAAGCGAGACTCCCGCAGGGGATGACCTCGGACCAGTGGCGGCCGTCACACAATTTCACTAAATTAGTTAGTGACTTATCTAGTAGTCTACTGTCATGACTTCCTCTGCTCGCGGCTCGCGTCGCGCCGCCATGTCGCCCACCACCGGGCGGGACCGCCTGCCTGGTCGGCGGCCGGTCGAGTCCCCTGGCGCGGGCAACGCGGTGATGGAGCGTCTGCAAGAGGTAGGGGTGCTGACGCGGGTGGTCGAGCAGGGTCTGAGTGGTGCTCTGGGGATCAATGCCACCGACCTGGCGGCGATGGAGCATCTCACTACCGACGGCCCGCTGACCGCCAAGGACCTCGCGGACCGGCTGCGGGTGTCGACCGCGGCGAGCACGCACATCGTGGACCGGCTCGAGAAGGCCGGGCATATCGTCCGCCGCCCGCACCCCACCGATCGCCGCAAGGTGATGGTCGAGCCGGTCGCGGAGTCGATGGACCGGCTCTTCGGTCACCTGCGTCCGCTGCTGCGTGGTGTGGAGGGCCTCGTCGAAGCGCTGGCCCCCCGCGACAGGGATGTCGTGGAGGCATTCCTGGCCGGAGTCGTGCAGGTCTACACGGACACGGCGGACTCCTTCCCCCAGGGCTGATCTCTCGCCGCGGCAGGCAAGCCGCCACACCTACCCAGCGGGGGCGCGTTCGTTCCGCGCGGATGTCCTCCGGCGTACGAACACGCCCTGAAAACGGGCGCTATCACCAGAATCCGGAGAAAATCATGGCTGTATCAGAGAAGACATCACCGAGGGCGGTGTGGTGGCTGCTGGCCACCGTGCTCGTCGTCGAGCTGATGGATCTGCTCGACTCGACGATCGTCAACGTGGCAGGACCGTCGCTGGAAAAGTCCCTGCGTTCGAGCCCTGTCGGCTTGCAGTGGGTGATCGGCGGCTACGCCCTGACTCTCGGCGCGGGCCTCGTGCTGGGCGGGCGGCTCGGCGACCGCTACGGACGCCGCCCGATGTTCCTGTTCGGGCTCGTGGCCTTCACTCTCGCGTCGTTGCTGTGCGCGATCGCGCCGAGCATCGAAACGCTGATCACCTTCCGGCTGGTCCAGGGCGTGGCGGGGGCGATGATGCTGCCGCAGGGCCTCGGCATCCTGCGCGACAACCTGGCTCCCCGCGATCTCACCAAGGCCCTGGCGATCTTCGGGCCGGTGCTGGGGCTCGGCGGTGTCCTGGGCCCGGTACTGGGTGGCGCGCTCGTCGACTGGGACCTGTTCGGTCTCGGCTGGCGCCTGGTGTTCCTGGTCAACGTCCCGGTCGGTCTCGCGGCGTTGGTGTTCGCCTGGCGGCTGGTGCCCCGCGGCGTCGGGACCAGGACCCTGCGCGTGGACGTCGTCGGAGCCGTGTTCGTCGCCGCCGCGTCCGCGCTGCTGGTCCTTCCGCTCAACGAGGGACAGGCCGCGGGATGGCCGTTGTGGACGTGGCTTTCGCTGTCCGCCGCCGCGCTCGGCTACGTCGGATTCGCGCTGTGGCAGCGCCGGGTCGTGCGCTTGGGCCGCGATCCGCTGGTCACCCCGGCCCTGTTCGGCAAACCCGCGTTCACCGTCGGGCTGGTCGCGGTCGCGTTGTTCTTCGGCGGCATGATCGGCACCCAGCTGGTGTTGACGTTCTTCCTGCAGATCGGCCAGGGGTTCACCGCCGGACAGGCCGGGCTGGGCAACCTCCCGGTCGCACTGGGAACCGCCGTCGGCGGCACGATCAGCGGAGGCCTGCTCGCCGCCAAACTCGGCCGCCGGGTGTTGCAGGCCGGAGCCATCGTCCAGCTCGCCGGTGTCGCCTGGCTGTGGCTCGCCCTTGCCGACACCACCGACTTCACGATCTGGCGGATCGTGCCCGGCAGCGCCGTCGCCGGCATCGGCTCGGGAATCGTGATCGCCGCGGTGTTCAACACCGTGCTCGGTGCCGTCGACGATGACGAGGTCGGCTCCGCCTCCGGCGTCCTGTCCGCGGTCCAGTCCATCGGCGGCTCGGTCGGTGTCGCGGTGTTCAGCACCGTGTTCTTCGCCGGCGCCCTCAGCGGCGCGGTCACCGAGAGCTTCCGTGACGCCCTCGTGGTCCAGGCGATCGTCATCGGACTGTTCCTGCTCATCTCACCGCTGTTCCCCCGGCGCGCCCGCCCGGACGACGCGGACCTCGCCGCCGGTACCGACGCCACGACACCGGCGGACATCGTGGACGCGGACACCACGCTGGCGAGCGCCGCGCCAGCGTCCCGGACCGCCGAAGGCTCCCGCTGATCAAGGGCACCGGTCACCGCACCCGTGCCCATGACCAGACCCCGCCACCCCTTCGCGAGGAGGACACCCATGTCCCGCACCGTCCTGATCTCCGGCGCCAGCATCGCTGGACCCGCACTCGCCTACTGGCTCCACCAGCACGGCATGACCGCGACCGTGATCGAACGCGCACCGGAACTACGTCCTGGCGGGCAGACCGTCGACCTGCGCGGCGCCGGTCGCACCGTCATCGAACGGATGGGCCTCGAGCAGGCCGCCCGCGACCGCGTCACCCACGAGGAGGGAGTGCACTTCGTCGACGACCGCAACCGGATCCGCGCGTCGTTCGGCACCGATTCCCTTGATGGCGACGGGTTCGTCACCGAACTGGAACTCCTGCGCGGCGAACTCGCCGGCCTGCTCTACCAGCGCACCCGAGACGACGTCGACTACGTCTTCGGCGACGAGATCACCGGGCTGACCGACACCGACGACGGCGTGGACGTCACCTTC carries:
- a CDS encoding nitroreductase/quinone reductase family protein, with the protein product MVEALDSPDPSVAEHVRRYLATNGESGYREGGVTNLVLAHRGRRSGKLYRTGLFYGEDDGRYVLVASGSAITHTHPQWYLNLVATPEVGVQIRSDRFAARARTAEGTERERLWRLMVELAPVYRNYEAYSRRVIPVVVLELVAREAAA
- a CDS encoding SDR family oxidoreductase; this translates as MKKAVVTGGTHGMGLAIVRELLARGAEVVLTGRNERNLEEARTTLKGEAAHVVRSDAASMADIAALGELVTERLGSVDYLFVNHGIAQFAELAEVTEEAWDRHFAVNTKGAFFTVQRLAPLLDDGGAVVFTTVANDVVFPGLAAYSASKEAMRAFAHVLAVELLPRKIRVNSVAPGYIKTPSMGVTDLTEEQRREFERQGDESTPLRRMGTVEEVAAAALFLAETATFTTNVELAVDGGLAQGLGH
- a CDS encoding BTAD domain-containing putative transcriptional regulator — translated: MRFGVLGPLAVWTSGGDPVTVLEARVRMLLARLLVAPGRVVSTDRLIDDLWGEVLPANPTNTLQTVVSRLRRAVGTGLVVHRRPGYLLDVSLDAVDSGRFTELAGHARRATDPGRQAALLAEALGLWRGEAFAGFADEPFAATASATLDEQRLVVWEDYAEARLRLGDHAALAGELRELVEQHPLRERLRAARLRALHHAGRTTEALDDYRRLRVLLRDELGLEPGAELTALHQQLLRGDAPAPPTPRPPIPLPTPATELIGRDGAVANVRTLLGTHRLVTLTGPGGVGKTRLALDVARGVDEMRLVELAGLPRETTVDGLADVAAAALDIRDGGGPSAPVERLADALRDRRLLLVMDNCEHVVEPVAALVPHLLRAPGVRVLTTSREPLGVSGEHLWEVPTLDVPAPGTPPADVLRSGAVRLFAARAAAASPGFGLSADNAETVATICRRVDGIPLAIELAAARVRVLGTAELADRLSDRFAVLTGGPRDAPLRQRTLRAVLDWSWELLTAAERTVLRRLSIVADGCTLDAAETVCSANGVQGSQVLDLLARLVDRSLVVVAHTTDGPRYRLLESVSAYCEQQLDPGERDQLRHIHAMYYTSLAEEAASHLCGPDQQRWLRRLDTETGNLRHALGDDRLAPRLTRALTWYWFLRGRLTEARRATAAASEAVTAAWHAGFRLLTGEPTDSHAAPHLRDAVTDPREHAMAGWFLGYAATRFGEMPVGETLIGTALAEFTDLDDRWGVAAALSVRAVQRHVRGDLNESTMDARRSRALFDETGDRWGQVQAGAVLGRLSEIAGDYPAATAWHREGAELAEELGLWPEVSTRWSELGRIALLEGDHIRADELHERGRALAAEHGDTAGQEFAEVGLALSARRRGRFTEAETLLRPWLAWNRQFEADNGAALILAELGFAAEQRGDAEAALDLHAQGLAAAQRTGDPRAVALAMEGLAGAHLLTGQPQRANDLLHAATRLRESTGAPLPPGERGDVDRIQATLHILKDTAQQSADHELQEYR
- a CDS encoding MmyB family transcriptional regulator, producing the protein MLLARLRPYLARAPSRTMDVLACNLGGCGHITRTKPLPGIECWPAEQRNISRYVFCHPAARDLFAERDQVLGGCVARLRALAGIEPDAADLTQLVNELLTTSPELTRLWELYEVRPPAPTAKKINHPEAGTLALSFQSMQIEDTPRHRLVTYYADPGTRDHTAMVHLDRVNDEQSGEPVQPQLS
- a CDS encoding MarR family winged helix-turn-helix transcriptional regulator, translating into MTSSARGSRRAAMSPTTGRDRLPGRRPVESPGAGNAVMERLQEVGVLTRVVEQGLSGALGINATDLAAMEHLTTDGPLTAKDLADRLRVSTAASTHIVDRLEKAGHIVRRPHPTDRRKVMVEPVAESMDRLFGHLRPLLRGVEGLVEALAPRDRDVVEAFLAGVVQVYTDTADSFPQG
- a CDS encoding MFS transporter; this encodes MAVSEKTSPRAVWWLLATVLVVELMDLLDSTIVNVAGPSLEKSLRSSPVGLQWVIGGYALTLGAGLVLGGRLGDRYGRRPMFLFGLVAFTLASLLCAIAPSIETLITFRLVQGVAGAMMLPQGLGILRDNLAPRDLTKALAIFGPVLGLGGVLGPVLGGALVDWDLFGLGWRLVFLVNVPVGLAALVFAWRLVPRGVGTRTLRVDVVGAVFVAAASALLVLPLNEGQAAGWPLWTWLSLSAAALGYVGFALWQRRVVRLGRDPLVTPALFGKPAFTVGLVAVALFFGGMIGTQLVLTFFLQIGQGFTAGQAGLGNLPVALGTAVGGTISGGLLAAKLGRRVLQAGAIVQLAGVAWLWLALADTTDFTIWRIVPGSAVAGIGSGIVIAAVFNTVLGAVDDDEVGSASGVLSAVQSIGGSVGVAVFSTVFFAGALSGAVTESFRDALVVQAIVIGLFLLISPLFPRRARPDDADLAAGTDATTPADIVDADTTLASAAPASRTAEGSR